In Gossypium arboreum isolate Shixiya-1 chromosome 3, ASM2569848v2, whole genome shotgun sequence, the sequence CAACAAAACTCCATAGTTGCTACTTCATTTACTTCCTCCTTGGGCCGCACCTGCCTGCGTTTGTCGCCAAACCAACTCTTCTAAGGCTTCTATCATCCACAAATGCGGGCATTCTTCTCTAGCTTTCGACACTGTCACCTACATACATAACAATAACAACACATGTTCAGCTCTTTCGTACTCAGTTCATTATTAACatttacatacatatatatggCAGCCAAATACATACCCATTCCCGTTTTCGGATGTTTTTCTCAGGCCATCCATCTAACTCTTGCTTCACAAGCAGACCAAACATGTGGCCTTCATGGTATATACTTTGCCTTTTGCTCTTATAACACCATTTACCTAATTTACactgcaaacatatatatacatccatCCAGTTAAAATCAGAAAGAAATGGAATCAAGAGTTTGAAATGGAAAAGCCTATGGTAGATTACTAACTTCGATGACGCCAACTACACCGGCTTCCTCAACCGTCTCTCTAATGGCAGCTTCTTCCATGGATTCATCTTTCTCCCAACCCCCTTTGGGGAATAATATCCCTTTCCCATTTTGTGCATTTATTACAAGAACTTCAATCGCTTCCTCAATTGACTTGGCATCTTCGCTTTCCCTGTATCTGTAGGGAATGCACCTGCTCAAACCAAATATTGATAATTAGAATCCTTCTATTCAACCAAGCCAATCAAAAgaggagaaggaaagaaaaagattaCCCAACAACTAAGCGGAAGCCTCTGTTATTATAGCGCTGCAAGTGCCTGCCGGTGCGAGGATATGAAACACGAGAAACCAATTTCTCAATTGGCATAGGCAATCTCGCAGGGATTTTCTCCAGGAGAGACAACAAAAAGTGGATCAATGAGGGAAATTTCATAAGAAACCCCGATATCCCTCCCATGGCTTCAGTTTCAGACAAAACAAAAAGCA encodes:
- the LOC108461863 gene encoding nudix hydrolase 4-like, which produces MGGISGFLMKFPSLIHFLLSLLEKIPARLPMPIEKLVSRVSYPRTGRHLQRYNNRGFRLVVGCIPYRYRESEDAKSIEEAIEVLVINAQNGKGILFPKGGWEKDESMEEAAIRETVEEAGVVGVIECKLGKWCYKSKRQSIYHEGHMFGLLVKQELDGWPEKNIRKREWVTVSKAREECPHLWMIEALEELVWRQTQAGAAQGGSK